ACGCGGCCGCGAATCGGCTGCAGGTTCACTCTTGTTCTCCCCATGTCCCCCGCGCGGACAGTCGCGCGCTTGTCGACAGGAAATCACATGGGGAGATCACGTGAAGGCACGGTCTTGTCACCGTTCCGTCCCAACTGGTGTGCGGGCCGTGTCCCGCCCCCGCGCCCCGGTCCTCAGCCGGTGGCGGAACCCGCCGCCCAGTCGGCCCAGGAGAGGTTCCAGCCGCCCAGGCCGTTGTCCGCCGCCACCGTCTTGTCCTGCGAGTTGACCACCTCGACCACGTCCCCGACCAGCGAGCGGTCGAAGAACCAGCCCGCCGGGGTGTCCGAGCCGCCGCCCTTGTCGTCGCGCAGGCCCACGCAGCCGTGGCTGGTGTTGAGGGAGCCGAAGGTGTCCGGGCTGGCCCAGTAGTTGCCGTGCAGGAAGGTGCCCGAGGTGGTGAGCCGCATGGCGTGGGGGACGTCGGGGATGTCGTACTCGCCGCCGAAGCCGACCGTCTGACCGTTCATGCGCGTGACGTCGAACATCTCCATCACCACCATCTTGCCGTTGTAGGTGGTGTTCTTGGGCGCCCCCGCGGTGATGGGCAGCGTCTGCAGCAGCCGGCCCTCGCGGCGGACCTCCATGGTGTGCGCGGCCGCGTCCACGGTGGAGACCTGCGAACGGCCGACCTTGAAGGTGACCGTCTTGTCCTGGACGCCGTACGCGCCGGGCGAGCCCTCGACGTCGCGGAGGTTCATCCGGATGGTGACGTGGGTACCGGGCTTCCAGTACTCCTTGGGCCGGAAGTCGAGGCGGTCGTTGCCGAACCAGTGGCCGACGACCTTCACCGCGGGGACGGAGCTGACGGTGATGGCCCGTTCCACGGCGGCGCGCTGCCTGATGGAGCGGTTGAACCGGAAGGAGACGATCATTCCGGTGCCCACGGTGGAGCGGTTCTCGGGCCGGAAGTAGCCGATGAACCGCTCCTCCGGCACGTAGGTGGTGAAGGTGGTGTGCCGGGCCTGCCGGCGGTCGTGCCCGTCGACGGCCACCGCGTCGACGGTGTACTTGGCCGCGAGCGCGAGCCGTCCGGCCGCCGGGTCGGGGCTCCAGCTGAGCCCGTCTTCGGCGATGTCCCCCGGGACCCGCTCCTCCTGGGCGTCCTCGACCTTCGTGACCACCACCCGCTCCAGCCTCCCCTCGGTGATCTTGACGGTCAGCGGGCCGTCGGCGGGGACCCCCTTGGCGTTGTCCTCGGGGGTGATCCGGATGGCCTCGTCCGGCGACCGGGGTTTTCCGGGCAGCTGGATCTCGACCGGTGAACGGCCGTCCTCGGTGCAGCCGCTCAGGCCGCCCAGCAGGGCCGCCCACACCGCGACGGCCGCCGAGCCCGCCGCTGCCCGCCTCGTCAGAAGAGTCACGCCCTCTCAACGACCGGCCCCCTTGGGGGGAAACGTGGGGGCGGGCGACGTTCCGGGCCGGGCAGTTCGGGCAGAACAGTGTGAAGGACCAGACGGGGGCGGGCCCGGGCCGGGACGCCGGGGCCGCACTCCCCTGCCCCCGCAGGTACCGAGAGCCGTGGAGGCGGGCAGTGTCGAGCGCAGCCGAGCAAGAGGCGGTGGAAACCGTCGCCGGAGAGGTACGGGTCGACGTGAGCGCGCCCGCGCCGCCCGTCGACGGGCGACCGGACGGGCATCCGCAGGACCGGCCCAAGGGCCTCGCCGACGGCGTCGACGGCGCCCATGGCCGCAATGGCGCCCACGGGCAGATCGCCGGGCAGGTCGTCGGCCGCCCCAAGGCCCGGAGCGTGCGGGTACAGGCGCCCCCGGGGCCGCCGGTGTGGCCCGGCTCCTCGCACCCGCTGGGCGCCCGCTACCGGTCGGGCCCGGACGGGACCGCGGGCACCAACTTCGCGCTGTGGGCGCCGGGCGCCGAGGCGGTGGAACTGTGCCTGTTCGACGGGCAGGGCGCCGAGACGCGCTGCTCCCTGACGGAGCTCACCCACGAGATCTGGCACGGCTTCATCCCCGGCGTGCGGCCCGGGCAGCGGTACGGGTTCCGGGTGCACGGCCGCTGGGACCCGTGGACGGGGGCTCGCCACAATCCGGCGAAGCTGCTCCTGGACCCGTACGCCCGGGCCGTGGACGCGCGGCCGGGCAACGACTACGGCGCACTGCCGCCGGAGGTGTACGGCCACGTGCGGGACTGGCCGCAGCAGTACATCGCGGACACCGTGCGCGACGACCGGGACTCGGCCCCGCACGTCCCCAAGGGCGTCGTGGTCCACGATGACGACGACTGGGCGGATGACGTCCGGCCGAAGACCCCCTGGGCCGACTCGGTGATCTACGAGCTGCACGTGCGCGGGTTCACGATGCGCCATCCGGGCGTTCCCGAGCAGCTGCGCGGCACCTACGCGGGGCTCGCCCATCCCGCCGCAGTCGACCACCTGACCCGCCTCGGGGTGACGGCGGTGGAGCTGCTGCCGGTGCACCAGTTCGCGCACGAGGACCACCTGCTGCGCAGGGGGATGCGCAACTACTGGGGCTACAACTCGATCGGCTACTTCGCCCCGCACG
This Streptomyces sp. NBC_00539 DNA region includes the following protein-coding sequences:
- a CDS encoding L,D-transpeptidase yields the protein MTRRAAAGSAAVAVWAALLGGLSGCTEDGRSPVEIQLPGKPRSPDEAIRITPEDNAKGVPADGPLTVKITEGRLERVVVTKVEDAQEERVPGDIAEDGLSWSPDPAAGRLALAAKYTVDAVAVDGHDRRQARHTTFTTYVPEERFIGYFRPENRSTVGTGMIVSFRFNRSIRQRAAVERAITVSSVPAVKVVGHWFGNDRLDFRPKEYWKPGTHVTIRMNLRDVEGSPGAYGVQDKTVTFKVGRSQVSTVDAAAHTMEVRREGRLLQTLPITAGAPKNTTYNGKMVVMEMFDVTRMNGQTVGFGGEYDIPDVPHAMRLTTSGTFLHGNYWASPDTFGSLNTSHGCVGLRDDKGGGSDTPAGWFFDRSLVGDVVEVVNSQDKTVAADNGLGGWNLSWADWAAGSATG